A single window of uncultured Pseudodesulfovibrio sp. DNA harbors:
- a CDS encoding zinc-ribbon domain-containing protein, with product MQIICPECKFAREVDESKIPPRSQVATCPKCQTKFKFREIPEQEFVIEEPEAPTTAPVTSLQEPNISQKTETSEQTFPDLPAPGEKPKEDLWKQLDAMAPPEPKATSENGSDTSNKPPSAEPYAHPNETEPVDGWNGEFNADFPEPLDEPKIIYPSGQTPQSDEQQPVDGWNGQFSEDFPDPMQAESDEDETSESSMEVPPPFEQLDRYGFFGGLFMTIKLALFSPRLFFSVMPVGGGLSKPLTFAILVAMIQALAQFAWGVAGLTPSIDITSNGLEVVAYNTTNGLFELLVTPAFAAMSIYFITGFYHLILKLFRAGSKGFEGSFRAVAYAYAPMITGIIPLVTLEVVSVWMLLNAIWGLVLTAIGLKYIHKISYVIIIPVILMPLLIGMILAVIGMQGQMPTM from the coding sequence ATGCAGATAATATGTCCAGAATGCAAATTCGCCCGCGAAGTGGACGAAAGCAAGATACCTCCTCGTTCGCAGGTTGCCACCTGCCCAAAATGTCAGACAAAATTCAAGTTCCGCGAAATACCGGAACAGGAATTTGTTATTGAAGAACCGGAAGCTCCAACAACGGCCCCCGTTACTTCATTACAAGAACCGAATATTTCTCAGAAAACGGAAACATCCGAACAGACGTTCCCGGACCTTCCCGCCCCAGGCGAAAAACCCAAGGAAGACTTGTGGAAACAACTGGACGCCATGGCTCCGCCAGAGCCAAAGGCAACATCTGAGAATGGTTCTGACACGTCAAATAAACCTCCATCTGCTGAGCCCTATGCTCATCCAAATGAGACAGAACCTGTCGATGGGTGGAACGGTGAATTCAATGCGGACTTCCCCGAACCATTGGACGAACCCAAAATAATTTACCCTTCCGGCCAGACGCCTCAGTCCGACGAGCAACAGCCCGTGGATGGCTGGAACGGCCAATTTAGTGAAGATTTCCCCGACCCCATGCAAGCAGAAAGCGATGAGGATGAAACCTCAGAAAGCTCCATGGAAGTTCCGCCGCCGTTTGAGCAGTTGGATCGCTATGGATTTTTCGGCGGCCTGTTTATGACAATAAAGCTGGCCCTGTTTTCTCCGCGTCTTTTCTTTTCGGTCATGCCTGTCGGGGGAGGTCTGTCCAAACCCCTGACCTTTGCCATTCTCGTGGCGATGATTCAGGCTCTGGCTCAGTTTGCTTGGGGCGTTGCTGGCCTGACCCCCAGCATTGATATCACCTCAAACGGATTGGAAGTCGTTGCATACAATACGACCAATGGCCTGTTCGAACTATTGGTCACACCAGCTTTTGCGGCAATGTCCATTTATTTCATCACTGGATTCTACCATCTTATCCTGAAGCTGTTTCGAGCAGGCAGCAAAGGATTTGAAGGCTCTTTCAGAGCTGTTGCCTATGCCTATGCCCCAATGATTACCGGCATAATACCGTTGGTGACGCTTGAAGTGGTCAGCGTATGGATGCTCCTGAACGCCATATGGGGACTGGTCCTGACGGCCATAGGTCTCAAGTATATCCATAAGATATCCTATGTCATTATCATTCCGGTCATACTTATGCCGCTGCTTATCGGCATGATTCTCGCTGTTATCGGTATGCAGGGACAGATGCCTACAATGTAG